One segment of Niallia sp. Man26 DNA contains the following:
- a CDS encoding LPD1 domain-containing protein produces MAYGARGRGGQALAHYEALSRVINMTKNKGSLGVLAHEWWHALDHYIYCLSHADTSRRGYASNVDTLGSHIDKTVINAYEDLIKTIRSGNSISHFENTNKSGVSYRGLEFRKIYRNYNGDLLACMEEYTEMQRIDLEDSLEMEKYYGSGDLTDMEKKILTKQQRDLKKFALSLAWFHEKETGERVEKIPYPSHLSNYVSASMKLDKGNKLYWADIIELTARAFESFIQDKLLANNRVSDYLVTGTKDPIAFPVGEERTTINKQFDLLLTILKKYEII; encoded by the coding sequence TGGCATATGGAGCTAGAGGAAGAGGAGGACAAGCTCTTGCACATTATGAAGCTCTTTCGAGAGTTATTAATATGACGAAAAACAAAGGATCACTAGGTGTTCTGGCTCATGAATGGTGGCATGCTCTTGATCATTATATCTATTGTTTAAGCCATGCAGATACCTCTAGAAGGGGATATGCTTCCAATGTAGATACTTTAGGTTCCCACATAGATAAAACGGTTATTAATGCTTATGAGGACCTGATAAAGACTATTAGGAGCGGAAATAGTATTTCTCACTTCGAAAATACCAATAAATCAGGCGTTTCGTATAGGGGCTTAGAGTTTAGAAAGATATATAGAAATTATAATGGAGACCTTTTAGCTTGCATGGAAGAATATACTGAAATGCAAAGAATTGATTTGGAGGATTCTCTTGAGATGGAAAAGTATTATGGGTCAGGTGATTTAACTGATATGGAAAAGAAAATACTAACCAAACAGCAAAGAGATCTAAAAAAGTTTGCTTTATCCTTAGCATGGTTTCATGAAAAAGAAACAGGAGAAAGAGTTGAAAAAATTCCTTATCCATCACATCTCTCTAATTATGTTTCAGCTTCAATGAAGCTAGATAAAGGTAATAAGCTATATTGGGCAGATATTATTGAGCTTACTGCGAGGGCTTTTGAAAGCTTTATCCAGGATAAACTCCTTGCTAATAACCGTGTTAGTGACTACCTTGTAACAGGCACAAAAGACCCTATAGCGTTTCCAGTAGGGGAAGAAAGGACTACAATTAACAAGCAATTTGATTTACTGCTAACGATACTAAAAAAATATGAAATTATCTAA